A segment of the Chloroflexota bacterium genome:
GGTCGGAATACCCCCGCGGTGGCCACTTCGCCGCCCTTGAGGTCCCCGACGACGTGGTCGCTGATTTGCGGATGTTCTTCGCGCAGGCGTGACGGCGCCTCAAATCAGCTCGCGGTCGCGCGCCAGCATCGTCGCCTCGGTGCGGGTGCGCGCGCCGAGTTTGCCCAGGATGTTGGAGACGTGGGTGCGCACGGTGCCCCGGCCAATGTAGAGCGCTTCGGCAATCTCCGGGTTGGAAAGCCCCTTCGCCAGCAGGCGCAGCACGTCCAGTTCGCGGGGGGTGAGGCCACCCGCATCCGGCTCTTCCGGCGCGGCTTCGGCGACCGCCATCGCCTCCGCGATGACCGAGGCCAGCGGCAGGGCGCGCCCGGCCGCGACCTCGCGCAGGTACGTG
Coding sequences within it:
- a CDS encoding response regulator transcription factor, whose product is ARTYAESIRLLREGGDTWYLATPVGGLAAVAMSAGRPVQAARLIGAAGAMRERSGAALWPKERERFLQTERDARAALGDATYLREVAAGRALPLASVIAEAMAVAEAAPEEPDAGGLTPRELDVLRLLAKGLSNPEIAEALYIGRGTVRTHVSNILGKLGARTRTEATMLARDRELI